A single region of the Triticum dicoccoides isolate Atlit2015 ecotype Zavitan chromosome 2B, WEW_v2.0, whole genome shotgun sequence genome encodes:
- the LOC119367225 gene encoding uncharacterized protein LOC119367225, with amino-acid sequence MAPTYRPYAAEYGAVERKVPGARWVASAAAASSVAWFVGDQAEMKRRGRVASYKAYAVEGKVKASLRRGLRWIKAKCSHIVHR; translated from the coding sequence ATGGCGCCGACGTACCGGCCTTACGCGGCGGAGTACGGGGCGGTGGAGCGGAAGGTGCCGGGGGCGCGGTgggtggcgtcggcggcggcggcgtcgtcggtgGCGTGGTTCGTGGGGGACCAGGCGGAGATGAAGCGGCGGGGGCGGGTGGCCAGCTACAAGGCCTACGCCGTGGAGGGCAAGGTGAAGGCGTCCCTCCGCCGGGGCCTCCGCTGGATCAAGGCCAAGTGCTCCCACATCGTCCACCGCTAG